TCACCTAGTCTGGGAAATCGTCGACAATGCAGTTGATGAGGCTTTGTCTGGATTTGGTGACCGTATTGATGTCACCATCAATAAAGATGGCAGTTTAACGGTTCAAGACCATGGTCGTGGGATGCCGACGGGTATGCATGCTATGGGAATCCCAACAGTTGAGGTTATCTTTACCATTCTTCACGCCGGAGGGAAATTCGGTCAGGGTGGCTACAAGACATCTGGTGGTCTCCACGGGGTTGGTTCTTCTGTTGTAAATGCTCTGTCTAGTTGGCTGGAGGTTGAAATCACCCGTGATGGTGCAATCTACAAGCAACGTTTTGAAAATGGTGGAAAACCTGTCATGACTTTGAAGAAAATCGGTACAGCGCCTAAGTCTAAAACAGGTACCAAGGTTACTTTTATGCCTGATGCGACCATCTTTTCTACGACAGACTTCAAGTACAATACCATCTCAGAGCGTCTTAATGAATCAGCCTTTCTCTTGAAAAATGTGACCTTGTCTCTAACGGATAAACGCACAGATGAGTCTGTTGAGTTTCACTATGAAAATGGGGTACAAGACTTTGTTTCTTATCTGAACGAAGACAAGGAGACCTTGACGCCAGTTCTGTACTTTGAAGGGGAAGACAATGGTTTTCAAGTGGAAGTAGCGCTTCAGTACAATGATGGATTTTCAGATAACATCTTGTCCTTTGTTAATAATGTTCGCACCAAGGACGGTGGAACGCATGAGACAGGACTCAAGTCTGCTATCACTAAGGTCATGAATGACTATGCGCGTAAGACGGGACTTCTCAAGGAAAAAGATAAAAACCTTGAAGGTTCAGACTATCGTGAGGGACTAGCGGCCGTTCTTTCTATCTTGGTTCCTGAAGAACACCTCCAGTTTGAAGGACAGACCAAGGACAAACTAGGAAGTCCACTAGCTCGCCCAGTTGTGGATGGCATTGTGGCGGATAAGTTGACCTTCTTTCTTATGGAAAATGGTGAATTGGCTTCTAACCTCATCCGCAAGGCTATCAAGGCGCGTGATGCTCGTGAAGCGGCACGTAAGGCGCGTGATGAGAGCCGAAATGGTAAGAAAAATAAAAAAGACAAGGGCTTGCTGTCTGGGAAATTGACCCCAGCTCAGTCTAAGAATCCAGCTAAGAATGAACTCTATCTAGTCGAGGGAGATTCTGCCGGAGGTTCTGCCAAACAAGGCCGTGACCGCAAGTTCCAGGCTATTCTACCTCTTCGTGGTAAGGTTATCAATACAGCCAAGGCCAAGATGTCGGATATCCTCAAAAATGAAGAAATCAACACCATGATTTATACCATTGGTGCGGGTGTGGGGGCTGACTTCTCTATTGAAGATGCCAACTATGATAAGATCATTATCATGACCGATGCGGATACCGACGGTGCCCATATTCAAACCCTTCTCTTGACATTTTTCTACCGTTATATGCGTCCGCTAGTTGAGGCAGGACATGTCTATATTGCCCTTCCGCCTCTTTACAAGATGTCAAAAGGGAAAGGCAAGAAAGAAGAAGTGGCCTATGCTTGGACGGACGGAGAACTAGAAGAACTCCGCAAACAGTTTGGTAAAGGTGCTACACTCCAACGTTATAAAGGTCTTGGTGAGATGAATGCGGATCAACTCTGGGAAACAACTATGAACCCAGAAACGCGTACCCTTATCCGTGTCACTATCGAAGACCTAGCACGCGCAGAACGCCGCGTCAATGTCCTCATGGGTGACAAGGTCGAACCACGCCGTAAGTGGATTGAGGATAATGTCAGGTTTACGCTGGAAGAAGCGACAGTGTTTTAAGTCACTTTTTAATGAATGGGTATCAACATGAGAGCTGAAACAGAAATGCTAGATCTGATTTTACAGACTGCCAAAACTTTACAAGTCAAAGCTGTCGCTATGTCTGGTTCACGGACAAACCAAAAGACTTCAAAAGACGAGTTTCAAGATTATGATGTAGTCTATGTTGTAGAGAATCTGGACGAGCTGATTACAGATTTATCTTGGTTGGACCGGTTTGGCAAACGCATTATTGAGCAAGAAGTCACCCTTGGTCACCGTCGCCTATATCTCATGCTTTTTGAAGATGGCAATCGGATTGATTTGGCCCTCTGCCCCAAAGACCGCATTAAAGAGTGGGTGGATAGTGAGGCAGGATTCACCGTTTTAGAAGATCCTAATGGTTTGTTTGAACTTTATTCACCGAGTCCTCAACGCTTTTGGACAAATCCAGCTAGTGCGATAGATTTTGAAAATGCCTGCAATGAATTTTGGTGGGTGTCAGCCTACGTTGTCAAAGGGATTTGTAGGAATCAGCTCATCTATGCTATTGATCATCTCTACGGCATTTGTCAACAAGAATTCTTGAAAATTTTGGCTTGGCAGGTTGCAAGTGCTAGGGGGAAAGTCGATATCGGCAAGAACTACAAGTACCTCTTTCAGTATTTGCCTGCTGAGAAAGAATTCTCAAATCTGCTTGATTTTTCAAGTATAGAGAAACTCAGCCAGTCTTTATTGGCTACGATGCAACTTTTCCATAGAGAAGCTCAAAGACTTGCTCAAAAGCTGGGATTTGACTACGATAAAGAAGTGGCTGAGAAGATGATTGAGTATGCTGAGGAAAGAATGAAGAAGTTTGGGAATAACTAGAAAAATGAAAAAGCGAGAGGAGAAGACTCATGATTGAAAAAGTGGAACGCCTCATTACAGAGATTAATCGTATTCATCAAGAATATTCTAAAGATTATTTTGAAACGGGTAAGGTGGAAAAAATCAATCTCAAGCATACCTTTTCAAAAGTTCCGACGAAAGCGATTTTGGCCTACCGTCTGAATTTACATGAGTCAATTAATGACTATCTGATGAAAGCGGATGTCCAAGATATTGCCTATGTTTATCGTGTCAAAACTTCTGAGTCTATTTTAGATAAAATTACACGTTTTTCAGAGCGTCAAGAGGGCTATCCAGTTAATTCAATTCTTAATGATGTTTTTGGTGCTCGTATGATTTTAAGTTCCAAAGAGATAGCTCAAGTCATGGATAAATTAGATGATTGGCAAGAGATTTACGGACTAAAAAACTGGTATTTACGTGATAAAGATGGCTATGTCGGTATTCATATCTATTTTAAAAATAAAAGTAATTTTTATTACCCATGGGAACTTCAACTTTGGGATAAGAAAGATGTAGATAGTAATATCGCCAGCCATATCAAGTATAAACGAGGATTTGTGGAGTAGACTTTTCAAGTGGAAACGACGATACAGGAATTGGATGAAATTCACTTACTCTATATTTTTTCTTTTTCCATAGTATTTACTCTACATTCTTCGAAAGGAGTTGAACACGCCCTGAATGCTATGTGAAATTTCTTATTAACTGAAGCAACACATTTTAAACACATTAAACTACAGAAAGGGTCATTTGGTTATTTGTAGTAACTGAACACGGGACTAATTTTTTCGGAAAAAGTCAAATCGTCTTGACTTCATCGAGCCCTACATCGATTTTCTATTTTTCTACAGACATTTTTGGCAAGCCAAATCGTCCCTTTATATCTTAACCGAACACCTTTTCTGTAAAAACCTACTCTACATTCTTTGAAAGGAGTTGAACACGCCCTAAATGCTAGGTGAAAAAGATAAATTCTCTTGTGAGCTTGCTTACTTCAAGAATTTTCTATTTTCACTTTGTATTTTAAGGGCTCTGTATCCTATATGAGTAACATTCAAAATATGTCCCTGGAGGACATCATGGGAGAGCGCTTTGGTCGCTATTCCAAGTACATTATTCAAGACCGGGCCTTGCCAGATATTCGTGATGGCTTGAAGCCGGTTCAGCGCCGTATTCTTTATTCGATGAATAAGGATGGCAATACCTTTGACAAGAGTTACCGTAAGTCGGCCAAGTCTGTCGGTAACATCATGGGGAATTTTCACCCACACGGTGACAGTTCTATCTATGATGCCATGGTTCGTATGTCACAGGACTGGAAAAATCGTGAGATTCTAGTCGAAATGCACGGTAATAACGGTTCTATGGACGGGGATCCACCTGCGGCGATGCGTTATACTGAGGCACGTTTGTCTGAGATTGCAGGTTATCTCCTTCAAGATATCGAGAAAAAGACAGTTCCTTTTGCCTGGAACTTTGATGATACGGAGAAAGAACCAACTGTCTTGCCAGCAGCCTTTCCAAATCTCTTGGTAAATGGATCTACTGGGATTTCGGCTGGTTATGCCACAGACATTCCTCCCCATAATTTGGCTGAGGTTATTGATGCGGCGGTTTACATGATTGACCATCCAACGGCCAAGGTGGACAAACTCATGGAATTCTTACCTGGGCCAGACTTCCCTACAGGGGCTATCATCCAAGGTCGTGATGAAATCAAGAAGGCCTACGAAACTGGAAAAGGGCGCGTGGTTGTTCGTTCCAAGACTGAGATTGAAAAGCTAAAAGGTGGTAAGGAACAAATCGTTATCACTGAGATTCCTTATGAAATCAACAAGGCCAATCTGGTCAAGAAAATCGATGATGTTCGTGTCAATAACAAGGTGGCTGGTATTGCTGAAGTTCGTGATGAGTCGGACCGTGATGGTCTTCGAATTGCTATTGAGCTCAAAAAAGATGCCAATACGGAGCTTGTTCTCAATTATCTCTTCAAATACACCGACCTACAAATCAACTACAACTTTAACATGGTGGCGATTGACAATTTCACACCTCGTCAGGTCGGTATTGTCCCAATCTTGTCTAGCTACATCGCCCACCGTCGTGAAGTGATTTTGGCGCGTTCACGCTTTGACAAGGAAAAGGCTGAGAAACGTCTCCATATTGTCGAAGGTTTGATTCGCGTGATTTCGATTTTGGACGAAGTCATTGCTCTTATCCGTGCTTCTGAGAATAAGGCGGACGCCAAGGAAAACCTTAAGGTCAGCTATGATTTTACAGAAGAGCAGGCTGAGGCCATCGTTACCTTGCAACTGTACCGTTTGACCAATACAGACGTAGTTGTCTTGCAGGAAGAAGAAGCAGAACTTCGTGAAAAGATTGCCATGCTTGCGGCGATTATCGGTGATGAACGGACCATGTACAATCTCATGAAGAAAGAGCTTCGTGAGGTCAAGAAGAAATTTGCGACTCCACGTTTGAGTGCTTTAGAAGACACTGCGAAAGCAATTGAGATTGATACAGCTAGTCTGATTGCTGAGGAAGATACCTATGTCAGCGTGACCAAGGCAGGTTATATCAAGCGTACCAG
Above is a genomic segment from Streptococcus sp. SN-1 containing:
- the parC gene encoding DNA topoisomerase IV subunit A, with the translated sequence MSNIQNMSLEDIMGERFGRYSKYIIQDRALPDIRDGLKPVQRRILYSMNKDGNTFDKSYRKSAKSVGNIMGNFHPHGDSSIYDAMVRMSQDWKNREILVEMHGNNGSMDGDPPAAMRYTEARLSEIAGYLLQDIEKKTVPFAWNFDDTEKEPTVLPAAFPNLLVNGSTGISAGYATDIPPHNLAEVIDAAVYMIDHPTAKVDKLMEFLPGPDFPTGAIIQGRDEIKKAYETGKGRVVVRSKTEIEKLKGGKEQIVITEIPYEINKANLVKKIDDVRVNNKVAGIAEVRDESDRDGLRIAIELKKDANTELVLNYLFKYTDLQINYNFNMVAIDNFTPRQVGIVPILSSYIAHRREVILARSRFDKEKAEKRLHIVEGLIRVISILDEVIALIRASENKADAKENLKVSYDFTEEQAEAIVTLQLYRLTNTDVVVLQEEEAELREKIAMLAAIIGDERTMYNLMKKELREVKKKFATPRLSALEDTAKAIEIDTASLIAEEDTYVSVTKAGYIKRTSPRSFAASTLEEIGKRDDDRLIFVQAVKTTQHLLMFTSLGNVIYRPIHELADIRWKDIGEHLSQTITNFETNEEILYVEVIDQFDDATTYFAATRLGQIKRVERKEFTPWRTYKSKSVKYAKLKDETDQIVAVAQIKLDDVLLISRNGYALRFNIEEVPVVGAKAAGVKAMNLKEDDVLQSAFICNTSSFYLLTQRGSLKRVSIDEIPATSRAKRGLQVLRELKNKPHRVFLAGAVAEQGFVGDLFSTEVDGNDQTLLIQSNKGTIYESRLQDLNLSERTSNGSFISDTISDEEVFDAYLQEPYKEFESKR
- a CDS encoding aminoglycoside 6-adenylyltransferase, with amino-acid sequence MRAETEMLDLILQTAKTLQVKAVAMSGSRTNQKTSKDEFQDYDVVYVVENLDELITDLSWLDRFGKRIIEQEVTLGHRRLYLMLFEDGNRIDLALCPKDRIKEWVDSEAGFTVLEDPNGLFELYSPSPQRFWTNPASAIDFENACNEFWWVSAYVVKGICRNQLIYAIDHLYGICQQEFLKILAWQVASARGKVDIGKNYKYLFQYLPAEKEFSNLLDFSSIEKLSQSLLATMQLFHREAQRLAQKLGFDYDKEVAEKMIEYAEERMKKFGNN
- a CDS encoding GTP pyrophosphokinase, translating into MIEKVERLITEINRIHQEYSKDYFETGKVEKINLKHTFSKVPTKAILAYRLNLHESINDYLMKADVQDIAYVYRVKTSESILDKITRFSERQEGYPVNSILNDVFGARMILSSKEIAQVMDKLDDWQEIYGLKNWYLRDKDGYVGIHIYFKNKSNFYYPWELQLWDKKDVDSNIASHIKYKRGFVE
- the parE gene encoding DNA topoisomerase IV subunit B, which encodes MSKKEININNYNDDAIQVLEGLDAVRKRPGMYIGSTDGAGLHHLVWEIVDNAVDEALSGFGDRIDVTINKDGSLTVQDHGRGMPTGMHAMGIPTVEVIFTILHAGGKFGQGGYKTSGGLHGVGSSVVNALSSWLEVEITRDGAIYKQRFENGGKPVMTLKKIGTAPKSKTGTKVTFMPDATIFSTTDFKYNTISERLNESAFLLKNVTLSLTDKRTDESVEFHYENGVQDFVSYLNEDKETLTPVLYFEGEDNGFQVEVALQYNDGFSDNILSFVNNVRTKDGGTHETGLKSAITKVMNDYARKTGLLKEKDKNLEGSDYREGLAAVLSILVPEEHLQFEGQTKDKLGSPLARPVVDGIVADKLTFFLMENGELASNLIRKAIKARDAREAARKARDESRNGKKNKKDKGLLSGKLTPAQSKNPAKNELYLVEGDSAGGSAKQGRDRKFQAILPLRGKVINTAKAKMSDILKNEEINTMIYTIGAGVGADFSIEDANYDKIIIMTDADTDGAHIQTLLLTFFYRYMRPLVEAGHVYIALPPLYKMSKGKGKKEEVAYAWTDGELEELRKQFGKGATLQRYKGLGEMNADQLWETTMNPETRTLIRVTIEDLARAERRVNVLMGDKVEPRRKWIEDNVRFTLEEATVF